One Ostrea edulis chromosome 2, xbOstEdul1.1, whole genome shotgun sequence genomic region harbors:
- the LOC130046262 gene encoding zinc finger protein 595-like: MEENTKQVETEEKITKQVETEEKITKETETEEKITKETETEEKITKQVKTVEKITKETETEEKITKETEIEEKITKEMETGEKITKKMETEEKITKEMEFIAQKNTEKTGTVGENIENTRNMKEKVEDENKPYLCSFCGKAFRERSRLEYHSRIHTGERPFHCASCGKTFRLHHHLNIHMVTHTDKKPYKEKTVEKNTKQTESMEESVKEMELIEENTENTKLMESEENSVNRETMEMTLLEENTEKMGRMEKKSRKAVGENKSYPCSTCGKAFRERSHLNYHCKMHTDERPFQCTICGKTFRLKHHLRGHMVTHTDNKPYQCKVCNRAFNDPSSLRRHGKIHSTEAYKYICQECGKLFMQESHLQKHINENKCLQYKCDMCGKIYSETSKLRIHKRNHTGDKPFVCQLCGKAYTSSASLRDHILMHAGVKRFQCEFCGKAFQRKPHLMLHRNIHTGKKPYQCEVCGRTFNDPSSSRRHRKVHIT, translated from the coding sequence ATGGAGGAAAATACAAAACAGGTGGAAACAGAGGAAAAAATTACAAAACAGGTGGAAACAGAggaaaaaataacaaaagagACAGAAACAGAGGAAAAAATAACGAAAGAAACGGAAACAGAGGAAAAAATTACAAAACAGGTGAAAACAGTggaaaaaattacaaaagagACGGAAACAGAGGAAAAAATAACGAAAGAAACGGAAATAGAggaaaaaattacaaaagagATGGAAACAGgggaaaaaattacaaaaaagaTGGAAACAGAGGAAAAAATTACGAAAGAGATGGAATTCATAGCTCAGAAAAATACAGAGAAGACAGGGACAGTGggtgaaaatatagaaaatacaaGGAATATGAAAGAAAAGGTTGAAGATGAAAATAAACCTTATTTGTGTAGCTTTTGTGGAAAGGCCTTCAGAGAACGGTCACGTCTCGAGTACCACAGTAGAATACACACAGGTGAAAGGCCTTTTCACTGTGCCAGTTGTGGAAAAACGTTTCGATTGCACCATCATTTGAATATACACATGGTCACTCACACTGACAAGAAACCTTATAAAGAGAAAACAGTGGAGAAAAATACAAAGCAGACAGAATCAATGGAGGAGAGTGTGAAAGAGATGGAGTTAATAGaggaaaatacagaaaatacaAAGCTGATGGAATCTGAGGAAAATTCAGTTAATAGAGAAACAATGGAGATGACATTATTAGAGGAAAATACAGAGAAAATGGGAAGAATGGAGAAAAAATCAAGAAAAGCTGTAGGCGAAAATAAGTCTTATCCATGTAGCACTTGTGGAAAAGCTTTTAGAGAAAGGTCACATCTGAATTATCACTGTAAGATGCACACAGATGAACGACCCTTTCAATGTACCATTTGTGGAAAAACATTTCGATTGAAGCATCATTTAAGAGGACACATGGTTACACACACCGACAATAAACCATATCAATGTAAGGTGTGTAACCGAGCATTCAATGACCCCTCATCTCTACGCAGACATGGTAAAATTCACAGTACAGAAGCATACAAGTATATTTGTCAAGAATGCGGGAAATTGTTTATGCAAGAATCACACTTACAAAAGCACATAAACGAAAACAAATGCCTGCAATATAAGTGTGATATGTGTGGCAAGATATATTCGGAAACTTCAAAACTACGAATTCACAAACGGAATCACACAGGCGATAAACCATTTGTGTGTCAGCTTTGTGGAAAGGCCTATACTTCCTCAGCTTCTCTAAGAGATCACATTTTGATGCATGCAGGAGTGAAACGTTTTCAGTGCGAATTTTGTGGAAAGGCGTTTCAAAGAAAGCCTCATTTGATGCTTCATCGTAATATTCACACCGGCAAGAAACCCTACCAGTGTGAGGTGTGTGGGAGGACCTTTAATGACCCGTCCTCGAGTCGCAGACACCGCAAAGTCCACATTACTTAA